From Micromonospora auratinigra:
GGGGAAGGCGCTGAGGTTGACGGTGTGCGAGACGGTGGCGTCCGGCTGCCGCCCGCCGCCGTCGACCACGGCCACCCGGGTGTTGCCGATCCAGTACTCCCAGTTGGCGGTGGCGTGCCGGGCGGTGTTGACCCAGGTGAAGGTGACCGAGGTGCCGACCGCGGTGGCCGGCCAGTTACGGCTGTCGTCGTTGAGCACGGCGAACTGGGCGATGCCGGCGTTGCAGCTGCGCAGCCCCTTCGGCCCCTCGACGCTCTGGGGCTCGTACTGGATCTGGCCGCAGTCGGGGACCCGTTGCTGGGCGCAGAGCGCCTGGCGGCTGGGGGGTGACGAGACGTACCCGTGGGCCTGGGCGGGAGCGGAGACGGCCAGGGTGGCTCCGACGACACCCGTGGTGAGCAGCGGCAGGGTGATTCTTCGACGCATGGTGGCACTCCTTGTGGTGGGGAGAGACACCACGAAGATAAATTAAACCTTGTTAACAGTAAAGACTCCTATCTATAGAAGTCTGAGTATCGGTGCTCAGGTGGTCCGCTCCCCCGGCGCAGAGGATCAGGGCATGTCGAGACCCGCCGTCACCCAGCTCGCCGCGACCTGGGCGCTGGGCGGCCTGATCCTGCCCGGCATCCTGCCGCAGCTCGCGGTCCTGCTCTTCGCCGGCCTGGGCGTCGTGGCGATCGCCGCGTTGATCCTCGGGGCGCTGCTGGTCGGCGCCCTCTGGGCGGTCGCCGAGGCCACCGCGTCGGCCACCGCGCTCGGTGCCACCCGGGGGCGGCGGGTGCGCTGGGCGGTGCTGGTGGCCGGCGTCGGCACCGTGCTCTGGCGGCTGGGCTGGGTGGTCAC
This genomic window contains:
- a CDS encoding lytic polysaccharide monooxygenase → MRRRITLPLLTTGVVGATLAVSAPAQAHGYVSSPPSRQALCAQQRVPDCGQIQYEPQSVEGPKGLRSCNAGIAQFAVLNDDSRNWPATAVGTSVTFTWVNTARHATANWEYWIGNTRVAVVDGGGRQPDATVSHTVNLSAFPGRQKLLAIWNIADTANAFYSCVDLQVGGGGTPTPSPTPTPSPTPGTPSPSPTPRPTVSPTTTPAPTGTWTAGRTYQVGDVVTYNGLTYRCLQAHTALPGWEPPNTPALWQRS